A single window of Chlamydia ibidis 10-1398/6 DNA harbors:
- the pdhA gene encoding pyruvate dehydrogenase (acetyl-transferring) E1 component subunit alpha has translation MCNTSLYNMASQTTDEAILREIIDGYGVDNCVNFLKQMMLIREFEVRGEEAYLEGLVGGFYHSYSGQEAVATAALANTGKDHWFFASYRCHAVAILLGIPLKSLAAELLGKETGCALGRGGSMHMCGPNFPGGFGIVGGQIPLAAGAAFAIKYRNENKISLSFIGDGAVAQGVFHETMNFASLHDLPLMLVIENNGWGMGTALHRAIAKQPLGESQATSYGIPSVTINGFDLFNALLGFQKACKHILETGRPIIVECLCSRFRGHSISDPNLYRTKEEMQCILKKDPIIFAKDWLVKMGILSEDNFKQMRQECRDYVLQAFSEAKSDPEPSILSLEEGVYA, from the coding sequence ATGTGTAATACTTCTTTGTATAACATGGCCTCTCAAACTACTGACGAGGCTATTCTCCGAGAAATTATCGATGGGTATGGCGTCGATAATTGCGTGAATTTTCTTAAACAAATGATGCTTATCCGTGAATTCGAGGTTCGCGGTGAGGAAGCGTATCTTGAGGGTCTTGTTGGTGGTTTTTACCATTCTTACAGCGGACAAGAAGCTGTAGCAACAGCTGCCCTTGCCAATACAGGGAAAGATCACTGGTTTTTTGCTTCATATCGTTGTCATGCGGTTGCTATTTTACTAGGTATTCCTCTGAAATCTTTGGCGGCTGAGCTGTTAGGAAAAGAAACAGGATGTGCTTTGGGACGAGGTGGCTCTATGCATATGTGCGGTCCTAACTTCCCAGGAGGCTTTGGTATCGTAGGCGGACAGATTCCTCTTGCAGCTGGAGCTGCTTTTGCTATTAAGTACCGCAATGAAAACAAGATATCTTTAAGCTTTATTGGGGATGGAGCCGTTGCTCAAGGCGTATTTCACGAAACTATGAATTTTGCTTCTCTCCACGATCTTCCTCTTATGTTGGTTATTGAAAATAATGGCTGGGGAATGGGAACAGCTCTTCATCGTGCAATTGCTAAGCAACCTTTAGGAGAATCCCAAGCGACGTCTTATGGAATCCCCTCGGTCACAATAAATGGTTTCGATTTGTTCAACGCTCTTTTAGGATTTCAGAAAGCTTGCAAACATATTCTAGAAACCGGTCGTCCCATCATTGTAGAATGTTTATGCTCTAGATTTAGAGGTCATTCGATTTCCGATCCAAATCTATATAGAACTAAAGAAGAAATGCAATGTATTCTCAAAAAGGATCCTATCATTTTTGCTAAGGATTGGTTAGTGAAAATGGGAATATTGTCGGAAGATAATTTCAAACAAATGCGTCAGGAATGTAGGGATTACGTATTGCAAGCATTCTCTGAAGCCAAATCTGACCCGGAACCATCTATTCTCTCACTTGAAGAAGGTGTATATGCCTAA
- the dnaA gene encoding chromosomal replication initiator protein DnaA, which yields MRAWEEFLLLQEKEIGTNTVDKWLRSLKVVCFDACNLYLEAKDSFQVTWFEEHIRYKVKSSLVNNNGKLIRVHITSLDKTIPFYQEKHIQQEKSAYFTMNYGEVNPEMGFSSFLVTPENDLPFRILQEFTQPGDNGAGFPFNPIYIFGPEGAGKTHLIQSAVSLLRGIGGKILYVTSELFTEHLVSAIRSGEMQRFRSFYRNVDALFIEDIEVFCGKGATQEEFFHTFNSLHMEGKLIVISSAHAPRDLKAMEERLISRFEWGVTVPIHPLTKEGLRSFLSRQAEQLCVRIEDTALDFLIRSLFSNMKTLLHAMKLLSKRVAIKKLSQQLLYENDLRNLLRDVLEAADNVRLTHTGIIRAVAQYYNVSPESILGRSQSREYVLPRQVAMYLCREKLSLSYVRIGDIFSRDHSTVISSIRLVSQKIENRNSAISIAIQDLMKQLTSSYKSLEFLPEEEIPC from the coding sequence ATGCGAGCTTGGGAAGAGTTTCTTTTGCTACAAGAGAAAGAGATAGGGACAAACACTGTCGATAAATGGCTTAGGTCGTTGAAAGTTGTTTGTTTTGATGCATGTAACTTATATCTTGAAGCAAAGGATTCTTTCCAAGTGACTTGGTTCGAAGAGCATATTCGATACAAGGTGAAATCTAGTCTGGTTAATAACAACGGGAAGTTGATTCGAGTTCATATAACTTCTTTAGATAAAACTATTCCTTTTTATCAGGAGAAACACATACAACAAGAAAAAAGTGCATACTTCACCATGAATTATGGGGAAGTTAATCCAGAGATGGGATTTTCGAGTTTCTTAGTGACTCCAGAAAATGATCTTCCTTTCCGTATTCTGCAGGAATTTACGCAACCTGGAGATAATGGTGCGGGTTTTCCTTTCAATCCTATTTATATTTTTGGCCCAGAAGGGGCTGGAAAAACGCATCTTATTCAATCAGCAGTTTCTCTGCTAAGAGGTATTGGGGGCAAGATACTGTATGTTACTTCTGAGCTATTTACTGAACATTTAGTTTCGGCAATACGTTCTGGAGAAATGCAGCGATTTCGTTCCTTTTATAGAAATGTCGATGCCCTATTCATAGAAGATATTGAGGTGTTTTGTGGTAAAGGAGCTACCCAGGAAGAGTTTTTCCATACCTTTAATTCTCTCCATATGGAAGGTAAACTGATCGTTATTTCTTCCGCACACGCGCCTAGGGATCTTAAGGCTATGGAGGAACGCCTGATTAGTCGTTTTGAATGGGGAGTGACTGTTCCGATACATCCTTTGACAAAAGAGGGATTGCGCAGCTTCCTATCAAGACAGGCAGAGCAACTTTGTGTGCGTATCGAAGATACTGCCCTAGATTTTCTTATTCGTTCTTTGTTTTCCAATATGAAGACTCTTCTTCATGCTATGAAGTTGCTATCTAAACGTGTGGCTATTAAGAAGTTGTCTCAACAACTGCTATATGAAAACGATCTTCGTAATTTATTGCGTGATGTACTAGAAGCGGCTGATAATGTGCGATTAACACATACCGGTATTATCAGAGCTGTTGCTCAATACTATAATGTCTCTCCTGAAAGTATATTAGGGCGGTCACAATCAAGAGAGTATGTCTTACCTAGGCAAGTTGCTATGTACCTATGTCGCGAAAAGTTGTCTTTGTCTTACGTAAGAATTGGTGACATCTTTTCTAGAGATCATTCAACAGTAATTTCTTCAATACGTCTAGTATCGCAAAAAATAGAAAATAGAAATTCTGCTATAAGCATTGCCATTCAAGATTTAATGAAACAACTTACATCTTCCTATAAAAGTCTTGAATTTCTTCCGGAAGAGGAAATTCCCTGTTAG
- a CDS encoding alpha-ketoacid dehydrogenase subunit beta yields the protein MPKYVTLEIREALREAIDEEMARDPNVCILGEEVAEYNGAYKVTKGLLDKWGPKRVIDTPISEAAFSGIGVGAALTGLRPIIEFMSWNFSFVAADQIISHAAKMHYMTGGAFSVPIVFRGANGAAAQVSCQHSHCVEALYANIPGLIIIAPSNPYDAKGLLKSAIRNNNPVLFLENELEYNLKGEIPVEEYLVPIGKSRIVQEGEDLTIITYSRMVSVVKSAVQVAKQRWGLSIEILDLRTIKPLDISGILSSVKKTGNCIIVEEGHYFSGISAEIIATIVEHGFDYLDHPPLRVCQKETPMPYNKTLEQATLPNINRILDTIEKIVR from the coding sequence ATGCCTAAATATGTTACTTTAGAAATTCGAGAAGCTCTAAGAGAAGCAATTGATGAAGAGATGGCTCGTGATCCTAATGTTTGTATATTAGGAGAAGAAGTTGCTGAATATAACGGGGCTTATAAAGTTACAAAAGGACTTTTAGACAAATGGGGGCCTAAACGAGTGATTGACACTCCGATTAGTGAAGCAGCTTTCTCCGGAATAGGAGTTGGGGCTGCTTTAACAGGGCTACGACCTATTATAGAGTTTATGAGTTGGAACTTTTCATTTGTCGCCGCAGACCAGATCATTTCTCATGCAGCAAAAATGCATTATATGACTGGGGGTGCCTTTTCTGTTCCTATCGTATTTCGCGGCGCTAACGGAGCAGCAGCCCAAGTTTCTTGTCAACATTCTCATTGTGTTGAGGCTTTATACGCCAATATTCCTGGTCTGATTATTATCGCTCCATCAAATCCTTATGACGCTAAGGGACTATTAAAGTCTGCGATTCGCAATAATAATCCTGTTTTGTTCTTAGAAAACGAGCTAGAGTATAATCTGAAAGGCGAGATTCCAGTAGAAGAATATTTAGTTCCGATTGGCAAATCACGTATTGTGCAAGAAGGAGAAGATCTAACTATCATTACCTATAGTCGTATGGTATCAGTAGTTAAAAGTGCTGTACAAGTAGCGAAACAGCGTTGGGGACTCTCAATTGAGATACTCGATTTACGCACGATAAAACCTTTAGACATCTCTGGCATACTTTCTTCCGTTAAAAAAACTGGTAATTGCATAATTGTAGAGGAAGGGCATTATTTTTCTGGTATATCTGCTGAGATTATAGCAACAATTGTTGAACATGGTTTTGATTATTTAGATCATCCTCCACTGAGAGTGTGTCAAAAAGAAACCCCTATGCCTTACAATAAAACTTTAGAGCAAGCAACTCTTCCTAATATTAACCGTATTTTAGATACCATCGAAAAAATCGTGAGGTAA
- a CDS encoding glycogen/starch/alpha-glucan phosphorylase, protein MAFDKNLVNVESMKQAILDRLYFGVVQSPESASPRDIFTAVSKTVMEWLAKGWLRTQNSYYKNDVKRVYYISMEFLLGRSLKSNLLNLGILDLVKQALASLNYDFDSLVNMESDAGLGNGGLGRLAACYLDSMATLGIPAYGYGIRYDYGIFDQKIVNGYQVEAPDEWLRYGNPWEICRGEYLYPIRFYGRVIHYTDARGKEIAELVDTKEVLAMAYDIPIPGYENNTVNSLRLWQAQSPHGFDFTYFNHGNYIRAIEDIALVENISRVLYPNDTISEGQELRLKQEYFLVSATIQDILRRYTKTHISLEHLPDKVSVQLNDTHPALGIAEMMHILVDREELPWDIAWGMTTKIFNYTNHTILPEALERWPISLFAKLLPRHLEIIYEINSRWLDQVSLRYPDNHDKRRSLSIIEDGSEKHVNMANLAIVGSNKVNGVSYFHSQLIKETLFKGFTEFFPEKFINVTNGVTPRRWLALCNPRLNKLLNRVIGSKHLIDLSQLSEIKKFTDDSSFRDSWRQVKLKNKEDLARTIVKIVGEPIDPSSMFDCHVKRIHEYKRQLMNVLRVIHQYNQIKNGTISRDLLVPTTVIFSGKAAPGYAMAKLIIKLINSVSDVINKDANVKEFLKIIFLPNYRVSLAEMIIPASDLSEQISTAGFEASGTGNMKFALNGALTIGTMDGANIEMLDYIGRENMFIFGLLEEEISQLRREYYPQSICNRNPEIAQIINMIDQGYFNSSDKDLFKPIVHRLLREGDPFFILADLESYIQAHENAQKLFTLPEEWTKKSIYNVAGIGYFSSDRAIADYARDIWNIPIQNR, encoded by the coding sequence ATGGCTTTTGATAAGAATTTAGTAAATGTAGAAAGTATGAAACAAGCGATATTAGATCGCTTATATTTTGGTGTTGTGCAATCTCCAGAATCTGCTTCTCCTAGAGATATATTTACTGCTGTTTCAAAAACAGTAATGGAATGGTTAGCTAAAGGATGGTTAAGAACACAGAACAGTTATTATAAAAATGATGTTAAACGTGTTTATTACATATCCATGGAGTTTCTACTTGGAAGAAGTTTAAAAAGTAATCTTTTAAATTTAGGAATACTAGATCTAGTAAAACAAGCTTTAGCAAGCTTGAATTATGATTTTGATAGTTTAGTTAATATGGAATCTGATGCTGGATTAGGGAATGGAGGATTAGGAAGACTTGCTGCATGCTATTTAGATTCCATGGCAACTTTAGGCATTCCAGCCTATGGTTATGGGATCAGATATGATTATGGTATTTTTGACCAAAAGATTGTAAATGGGTATCAAGTTGAAGCACCAGATGAATGGTTGCGTTATGGTAATCCATGGGAAATATGCCGTGGAGAGTATTTATACCCTATAAGGTTTTATGGACGAGTCATTCATTATACAGATGCTAGAGGGAAAGAAATTGCGGAGCTTGTCGATACTAAAGAAGTACTCGCAATGGCTTATGATATTCCTATTCCAGGTTATGAAAATAACACGGTAAACTCTCTTAGACTGTGGCAAGCACAATCTCCGCATGGTTTTGATTTCACTTATTTTAACCATGGTAATTATATCCGTGCCATTGAAGACATTGCACTAGTAGAAAATATTTCTCGAGTTCTGTATCCAAATGATACCATTTCTGAGGGCCAGGAATTACGTTTAAAGCAGGAATACTTTCTTGTTTCAGCAACTATTCAGGATATTCTGCGGAGGTATACCAAAACTCACATTTCTTTAGAACACCTACCCGATAAGGTTTCTGTACAGTTGAATGATACGCATCCAGCTCTTGGGATTGCGGAAATGATGCATATTCTTGTAGATCGCGAAGAGTTGCCTTGGGATATAGCTTGGGGCATGACTACCAAGATCTTTAATTATACTAATCATACTATTCTTCCGGAAGCATTGGAACGCTGGCCTATTAGTTTATTTGCAAAATTATTACCCAGACATCTGGAAATTATATACGAAATTAATTCCAGATGGTTAGATCAAGTCTCTCTACGCTACCCTGATAATCATGATAAGCGCAGATCTCTATCGATTATAGAAGATGGTAGTGAAAAACATGTTAATATGGCTAATCTAGCTATTGTGGGTTCTAATAAAGTGAACGGGGTTTCATACTTTCATTCCCAGCTAATTAAGGAAACTCTTTTTAAAGGGTTTACTGAATTCTTCCCTGAGAAATTTATTAACGTTACTAACGGTGTTACTCCAAGACGTTGGCTAGCATTATGTAATCCAAGATTAAATAAATTACTGAACCGTGTTATTGGAAGCAAACATCTTATTGATCTATCTCAACTCTCTGAAATTAAAAAGTTCACAGACGATTCTTCTTTTCGTGATTCTTGGAGACAAGTGAAATTAAAAAATAAAGAAGATTTAGCTAGAACAATTGTAAAAATAGTTGGGGAGCCTATTGATCCTTCATCTATGTTTGACTGTCATGTTAAACGTATTCATGAGTACAAAAGACAATTAATGAATGTTCTCCGCGTTATTCATCAGTATAATCAGATAAAAAATGGTACGATATCTAGGGATCTTCTTGTGCCAACCACTGTTATATTTTCTGGTAAAGCGGCTCCTGGTTATGCAATGGCTAAGTTGATTATCAAACTTATAAATAGTGTCAGTGATGTTATAAATAAAGATGCAAATGTTAAAGAGTTTTTAAAGATTATTTTCTTGCCAAATTATAGAGTGAGCTTGGCTGAAATGATTATTCCTGCTTCTGATTTATCTGAGCAAATATCAACAGCAGGTTTCGAAGCATCTGGTACTGGGAACATGAAATTTGCTCTCAATGGAGCTCTAACAATAGGCACTATGGACGGAGCTAATATAGAGATGCTTGATTATATTGGAAGAGAAAATATGTTCATTTTTGGGCTGTTGGAAGAAGAAATATCGCAGCTACGTAGAGAATATTATCCTCAGTCAATCTGTAATAGAAACCCAGAAATTGCCCAAATTATCAACATGATTGATCAAGGATATTTCAATTCTTCAGATAAGGATTTATTCAAACCAATAGTACACAGATTATTGCGTGAAGGAGATCCTTTCTTCATATTAGCTGATCTAGAGTCTTACATTCAAGCACATGAGAACGCACAAAAATTATTTACGCTACCAGAAGAATGGACGAAAAAATCAATTTATAATGTGGCAGGGATAGGCTACTTCTCAAGTGATCGTGCAATAGCTGACTATGCTAGGGATATATGGAATATCCCTATACAAAACCGTTAA
- a CDS encoding pyruvate dehydrogenase complex dihydrolipoamide acetyltransferase, protein MISLLKMPKLSPTMELGTIVKWHKQIGDEIHFGDVLVEISTDKAVLEHAASEDGWFREILVNEGDKIPIGKAIAIISTDKDEAYDLEKILPTAPVSPTYNTDNTNSSESNEAMDSNSKNQTTMVTVGFKPEPPLTQPLSIKVFGTSNTMSPLARQLAKEKNLDVSGIQGSGPGGRIVKKDLDKAPTRGIAGFGYPEAPHVPPGSYHEENLSPIREIISQRLQAAKTFIPHFYVRQQVYATPLLNLLKELQAQKIKLSINDCIVRACALALKEFPEINSGFNSIDNKIVRFETIDISIAVAIPDGVITPIVRCADRKNIGTISAEIKSLATKAKNQTLSEEEYKGGSFCISNLGMTGITEFTAIINPPQAAILAVGSVQQEPIVIDNEITVGSTCVLTLSIDHRVIDGYPAAMFMKRLQKILESPAVLLLN, encoded by the coding sequence GTGATTTCCTTATTAAAGATGCCAAAGCTATCCCCTACTATGGAATTAGGAACAATAGTTAAGTGGCATAAACAAATAGGTGATGAAATACATTTCGGCGATGTTCTTGTAGAAATATCTACTGATAAAGCTGTCTTGGAACATGCTGCTTCCGAAGATGGTTGGTTTAGAGAAATTTTGGTTAATGAAGGAGATAAAATTCCGATAGGCAAAGCAATCGCAATCATCTCAACAGATAAAGATGAGGCGTATGATTTGGAGAAAATACTCCCCACTGCTCCAGTCTCTCCAACATATAACACGGATAATACGAATAGTAGCGAATCTAATGAAGCTATGGATTCGAATTCTAAGAATCAGACCACAATGGTTACAGTTGGATTTAAACCAGAACCTCCGCTCACACAGCCTTTGTCTATAAAAGTTTTTGGGACATCTAACACCATGTCCCCGTTAGCAAGACAGTTAGCTAAAGAAAAAAATCTTGACGTCTCAGGAATTCAAGGTAGTGGCCCTGGAGGAAGGATTGTAAAAAAAGACTTGGATAAAGCCCCTACAAGAGGGATAGCAGGCTTTGGCTACCCCGAAGCTCCTCATGTCCCTCCAGGTTCTTATCACGAAGAAAACCTCTCTCCAATCCGAGAGATTATTTCCCAAAGGCTACAAGCAGCCAAGACATTTATTCCACATTTTTACGTGCGTCAACAGGTCTACGCAACTCCTCTTTTAAATTTACTAAAAGAGTTGCAGGCACAAAAAATTAAATTGTCTATTAACGATTGTATTGTACGTGCATGTGCCCTTGCTCTTAAGGAATTTCCAGAAATTAATTCAGGATTTAATAGTATTGATAATAAAATTGTTCGATTTGAAACTATCGACATCTCGATAGCAGTTGCAATTCCTGATGGCGTAATTACACCAATAGTTCGTTGTGCAGATCGTAAAAATATCGGTACTATTTCAGCAGAAATTAAGAGTTTAGCTACAAAAGCGAAAAATCAAACCTTGTCTGAGGAAGAATATAAAGGCGGGTCTTTCTGTATATCTAACCTAGGAATGACAGGAATTACTGAATTTACCGCAATTATTAATCCTCCTCAAGCTGCCATTCTTGCTGTAGGAAGTGTCCAGCAAGAGCCCATTGTCATTGACAATGAAATCACTGTGGGATCTACTTGCGTTCTTACTTTATCCATTGACCATCGAGTTATTGATGGATATCCGGCAGCTATGTTTATGAAACGTTTGCAAAAAATTCTAGAATCACCCGCTGTGTTGCTGTTAAATTAA
- a CDS encoding OmpH family outer membrane protein: protein MKKSLYSVCLGLFSLTIPATVLGAASNNRGTLGVVNLKKCLEESQMGKKEMEELEVMKREFSKNVEKMEEELSSLYNKLQDEDYMESLSSSASEELRKKFEELSAEYQALQSQYYQTMNQSNMKRLQKLIQEVKKAAEVVREKEGLQAILNEEIVLSIAPDSDKTSEIIKILDDSFKNS, encoded by the coding sequence ATGAAAAAATCACTTTATTCCGTCTGTTTGGGCTTGTTCTCTTTAACTATTCCAGCAACAGTTCTGGGAGCTGCTTCCAATAATCGTGGGACTTTGGGGGTAGTCAATCTAAAAAAATGCCTTGAAGAGTCCCAGATGGGCAAAAAAGAAATGGAAGAGCTGGAAGTTATGAAACGCGAATTCTCCAAGAATGTAGAGAAAATGGAGGAAGAGCTCTCTTCTCTGTATAATAAGCTTCAAGACGAAGATTATATGGAGAGCCTGTCTTCATCAGCATCAGAAGAGCTTCGTAAGAAATTTGAGGAACTCTCTGCAGAATACCAAGCTTTACAATCGCAATATTACCAAACGATGAATCAGAGCAACATGAAGCGTCTCCAAAAGCTTATTCAAGAGGTTAAAAAAGCCGCAGAAGTTGTTAGAGAAAAAGAAGGCTTACAAGCTATTTTAAATGAAGAAATTGTTTTATCTATTGCTCCAGATTCCGATAAAACCAGCGAGATAATTAAGATTCTTGATGATTCTTTTAAAAATAGTTAG
- the lpxD gene encoding UDP-3-O-(3-hydroxymyristoyl)glucosamine N-acyltransferase: MTEETIYTLQQLADILQAEVLGNTETPISGIEEISEARLHHITFLDNEKYSRYLKTTEAGAIIISKAQAKKYSELNKNFLVVSESPSQAFQKCVELFIPSVDSGFSGIHPTAVIHPTVKLGHNICIEPHVVIGQHTCIGDNCHIGSGSSIGAYTTIGDGSFIHPRVVVREKVSIGKRVIIQPGAIIGSCGFGYITNAFGQHKHLKHLGRVIIEDDVEIGANTTIDRGRFKPTIIREGTKIDNQVQIAHHVEVGRCGLIVAQAGIAGSTKLGNHVIVGGQTGITGHISIVDHVIMMAQTGVTKTISSPGIYGGAPARPYQEIHRQVAKIRTLPKLEERVANLEKRIKELDVQDSEEAISSTS; encoded by the coding sequence ATGACCGAAGAAACTATCTATACCCTGCAGCAATTGGCAGACATACTGCAAGCCGAAGTGCTAGGCAATACAGAAACTCCTATTTCTGGTATTGAGGAAATCAGTGAAGCGCGTCTTCACCATATTACGTTTTTAGATAATGAGAAATATTCTCGTTATCTAAAAACTACGGAAGCTGGTGCGATTATTATATCTAAAGCTCAAGCTAAGAAGTATTCGGAATTAAATAAAAACTTTTTAGTAGTATCCGAATCGCCTTCACAAGCATTCCAAAAATGTGTAGAGCTTTTTATTCCTTCTGTAGATTCTGGATTTTCTGGCATCCATCCTACTGCAGTTATTCATCCTACAGTTAAACTGGGACATAATATTTGCATAGAACCACATGTAGTAATTGGTCAACACACGTGTATCGGAGATAATTGCCATATTGGTTCTGGTAGTTCTATTGGCGCGTATACCACTATAGGAGATGGTTCATTTATTCATCCTCGTGTAGTTGTTCGAGAGAAAGTAAGCATAGGTAAACGCGTTATTATACAGCCTGGAGCAATTATCGGTTCGTGTGGTTTTGGCTATATCACGAATGCTTTTGGTCAGCACAAACATTTGAAACACTTAGGACGAGTTATTATTGAGGATGATGTTGAAATTGGTGCTAATACGACTATAGATAGAGGTCGTTTTAAACCAACAATAATCCGGGAAGGCACTAAAATTGACAACCAAGTCCAAATAGCACACCATGTTGAAGTGGGTAGATGCGGCTTGATCGTTGCTCAGGCAGGTATCGCTGGCTCGACTAAGTTGGGAAATCATGTAATTGTTGGTGGACAAACGGGCATCACCGGCCATATTTCTATTGTTGATCATGTGATTATGATGGCTCAAACTGGAGTAACCAAAACGATTTCTTCTCCGGGAATTTATGGAGGTGCTCCTGCACGCCCATATCAAGAAATCCATCGTCAAGTAGCAAAAATTCGTACTCTACCTAAGCTAGAAGAAAGAGTTGCTAATTTAGAAAAGAGAATTAAAGAACTCGATGTTCAAGATTCGGAAGAAGCTATTTCATCAACTTCATAA